The proteins below come from a single Edaphobacter acidisoli genomic window:
- a CDS encoding TPR end-of-group domain-containing protein, giving the protein MPNTAPSPLHEAEVLSPEQIALVREHLEEVLASKTLAGSKRTQEFLRLVVTHALDGEKDSLRERMIGAELFRRPVGYDTGNDSVVRVRASETRKRLARYYGAEAKDGKPPVRIELLSGSYMPRFHFEPARSEQSSIKEIAQRTEPAETRRPVSPPFRLGRVALLASVAVAIIAISGWIAFKKWHNVSLASKGIHSIAVLPFDNLSGAPAQDYFADGLTEELINDLGQVSTLRIISFTSSMSFKGTQKKLPEIAKELAVDGVVEGGILRDGNQVRISVQLIDARTDRPVWASTYVQDISRVFAWQGEVVQEIAEEISTKVTPQEQARLDRTHPVDPQAQDLYLHGLLLRNRSDCQRALDYFRQAIGISPDYARAHSALASCYGLMGESGQMPYEQAFTLQKTEALKAIGLNDSLSEAHAELANTAMTLDRDWPAAAAEFRQALNLNPSSATNHEKYAFYLVRTGHPQEAIAEIEQSVDLDPVSASTFHAEGFIYYFAHQYDQALSVTRTVQGLDIGLPDWNFLLGAIYAAKNMYPESIHAFLESRTGPYTLGHLGNVYARDGQIVAAKKIIPLLEENVQKNGVGRYEIALVYAGLGEKDQAFRWLEDALQAHDVGLVYLQVDPCLDPLRSDPRFPRLLQQTGIK; this is encoded by the coding sequence ATGCCGAATACCGCTCCATCTCCGCTGCACGAGGCGGAAGTTCTCAGTCCAGAACAAATTGCTCTAGTGCGTGAACACTTGGAGGAGGTTCTGGCCAGCAAAACTTTAGCAGGCAGCAAACGGACCCAAGAGTTCCTCAGACTGGTCGTCACCCACGCTTTGGATGGGGAGAAGGATAGCCTCAGAGAACGCATGATCGGAGCCGAACTGTTTCGACGCCCTGTCGGGTATGACACTGGGAACGATTCAGTGGTGCGTGTCCGTGCCAGCGAAACACGAAAAAGACTGGCTCGCTACTACGGTGCGGAGGCAAAGGACGGTAAACCTCCCGTCAGGATCGAGCTGCTAAGCGGGTCTTACATGCCACGGTTCCACTTCGAGCCTGCACGGTCGGAGCAAAGTTCAATTAAGGAGATCGCACAAAGAACGGAACCAGCGGAGACCAGACGTCCGGTCTCTCCGCCTTTTCGACTCGGCCGTGTTGCATTGTTAGCCAGTGTGGCTGTAGCCATCATTGCGATTAGTGGCTGGATTGCATTCAAAAAGTGGCACAATGTCTCGTTGGCATCCAAAGGCATCCATTCCATTGCCGTCCTGCCATTCGACAACCTTTCAGGAGCCCCGGCACAGGATTACTTTGCCGACGGGCTCACGGAAGAGCTGATTAACGATCTCGGGCAAGTATCGACTCTTCGCATCATCTCATTTACTTCTTCGATGAGCTTCAAAGGAACGCAAAAAAAGCTTCCCGAGATCGCGAAGGAGCTGGCCGTTGACGGCGTAGTTGAGGGTGGTATTCTGCGCGACGGAAACCAAGTGCGCATCAGTGTGCAACTGATCGACGCCAGAACTGATCGGCCTGTGTGGGCCAGCACCTACGTCCAGGACATCAGTAGGGTCTTCGCCTGGCAAGGAGAAGTTGTACAGGAAATCGCGGAAGAGATCAGCACAAAGGTAACGCCCCAGGAACAGGCGCGTCTCGATCGTACGCACCCTGTTGATCCCCAGGCACAGGATCTCTATCTGCATGGGTTGTTGCTGCGGAATCGATCCGACTGTCAGCGAGCCCTGGATTACTTCCGCCAGGCAATCGGCATAAGCCCCGACTATGCCCGCGCCCACTCTGCGCTTGCAAGCTGTTATGGGCTGATGGGTGAATCCGGACAGATGCCTTATGAGCAGGCATTTACTCTCCAGAAGACGGAAGCACTTAAAGCAATAGGGCTGAACGATTCCCTGTCCGAGGCCCATGCAGAGCTAGCCAACACTGCCATGACCCTTGACAGAGACTGGCCAGCTGCGGCCGCAGAGTTCCGCCAGGCCCTGAACCTGAATCCCAGCTCAGCCACCAACCACGAAAAGTATGCCTTCTACCTCGTTCGAACCGGCCACCCACAGGAGGCGATCGCCGAAATCGAACAGAGCGTCGATCTTGATCCGGTTTCTGCAAGTACGTTTCACGCCGAAGGGTTCATCTACTACTTTGCTCATCAATACGATCAGGCATTGAGCGTAACACGAACCGTTCAAGGACTAGACATTGGGCTACCGGATTGGAACTTCCTACTCGGTGCTATTTATGCAGCAAAGAACATGTATCCGGAGTCTATTCATGCATTTCTGGAATCCAGAACAGGCCCATACACTCTAGGGCATCTGGGAAATGTTTATGCTCGTGACGGTCAAATCGTTGCTGCAAAAAAGATTATCCCGCTCCTGGAAGAGAACGTGCAAAAGAATGGGGTTGGACGATATGAAATTGCGCTGGTATACGCTGGCCTGGGAGAAAAGGACCAGGCCTTCCGCTGGCTTGAGGACGCCTTGCAAGCCCACGATGTTGGCTTGGTTTATCTCCAGGTAGACCCCTGTCTTGATCCGCTGCGCTCCGACCCGCGCTTCCCCAGACTTCTTCAACAAACCGGTATTAAATAA